The Psychrobium sp. MM17-31 genome includes the window AGGCAAATGACGATGCTAGAAATACAGGTACTTGTCCCTTAGTTACAAGTTGGAATAGCAAAGTACCTATACCAGCAGTACAAAGGGCCACATTGGGATCCAGTCCGGTTAATAGCGGCATCAACACCAAGGCGCCAAAGGCAACAAATAACATTTGTGTACCAGTGAGCATTTCTTTGGCAAGTGATGCTTTTGATTGGTTAGTAGTCATCTCAGGCCTCTTTATTTAGTGCCGAAGATTTTGTCACCTGCATCGCCTAATCCCGGTAAGATGTAGCCGGCATCGTTTAGGCAGTCGTCGACAGATGCAGTGTAAAGCTCAACATCTGGATGCGCTTCGTTCATCGCTTTGATACCTTCTGGAGCGGCCACTAATACCAAGGCTTTGATGTTGGTACAGCCGCGCTCTTTTAGTAGGTTAATGGTTTCTACCATTGAGCCACCTGTTGCCAGCATAGGATCAATCACTAGTGCTAAACGCTCATCGATTTGAGCAGCTAGTTTTTCGAAATAAAATACTGGCTCGAACGTTTCTTCGTTGCGGTACATGCCAACTACTGAAATTCTGGCGCTAGGAATAAGCTCTAATACGCCATCCATCATGCCAAGGCCTGCACGTAGAATTGGTACTACGGTGATCTTTTTGCCTTTGATTTGTTCTACTTCAATTGGACCATTCCAGCTGTCGATTGTCGTAGTTTCTAGTTCAAGGTTTTTGGTGGCTTCGTAGGTTAGTAGGGTGCCGACTTCTGAGGCTAGTTCACGAAAGTGCTTAGTGCTGATTTTTCCCTTTCTCATTAAACCCAGTTTGTGTTTGATAAGTGGATGATTTACTTCGATAGTGTTCATTTTTGACTCCAGTATGAGAAGGGAAGTGGACAAGCCCACAGGGCGTGGGCAATTTAGCGCATATTTTAGGGAGCACGTTGTGTTGGATCAAGTAATAACGTGAATTAGATCACTAAAGTCTTCTTTTGCGTACTTATTAACCAATGCTGTGTTTTTCGAGACGATATAAAAAGGCCTTGTAACCCAATTGCAGAAATTTAGCGGCTTTGGTTTTGTTGCCATTGTTCTGACGCAAAGCGTCCTGTAGACACTGTTTTTCAAACTCCTCCCAGTTGATTCCACTGCTCGGTAGGGTAAATGAGTGTTGCTCGACACTTGATTGGTTCATGCCATTGATTAGCTCGTTAACATCGTCGAGTAAAATGTATCTTTCAACACGGTTGCTAAGCTCACGCACGTTGCCCGGCCAGTGAAAATCGAGCAATTGTTTTAATACATTCTTATCTAA containing:
- the upp gene encoding uracil phosphoribosyltransferase, which translates into the protein MNTIEVNHPLIKHKLGLMRKGKISTKHFRELASEVGTLLTYEATKNLELETTTIDSWNGPIEVEQIKGKKITVVPILRAGLGMMDGVLELIPSARISVVGMYRNEETFEPVFYFEKLAAQIDERLALVIDPMLATGGSMVETINLLKERGCTNIKALVLVAAPEGIKAMNEAHPDVELYTASVDDCLNDAGYILPGLGDAGDKIFGTK